One part of the Dysidea avara chromosome 10, odDysAvar1.4, whole genome shotgun sequence genome encodes these proteins:
- the LOC136236638 gene encoding cytoplasmic polyadenylation element-binding protein 3-like, whose amino-acid sequence MDVIHFFGCQGHVQFAGVDRQPFALVPAYGMGDNGRHNRWTFQQLPSTPSSENNLYAASSNSFARGMGLMGALEDTMEHKGSRVPVSTVWQYRPLVSGHWSNGTYGENASLPSRSPSYWSNGGCTRDVIPAAVPTDVYSRKVFVGGLPPDIDDEEIKCYFEKFGPLTVDWPHKAQTKAYFPPKGYAFLLFLHESSVHKLIKSCLVQIDKLYLFVSSLTHQDKKVQIRPWSLSDSDYIKDGSYPLDSRKTIFVGGVPRPLKASELAEIMDSKFGNVCYAGIDTDPELKYPKGAGRVTFCSQSSYISAVTARFVQLTYADMDKKQVEIKPYVLDDQPCDECHGVQCSGKYAPFFCGNVNCLQYYCEHCWATVHSMPAKFSHRPLVKEGGDRPRATSSRQNRLFF is encoded by the exons ATGGACGTAATACATTTCTTCGGTTGCCAGGGCCACGTTCAATTCGCGGGAGTTGATAGGCAACCGTTTGCACTGGTGCCTGCGTACGGCATGGGAGACAATGGAAGACACAACAGATGG ACGTTTCAGCAGCTTCCAAGTACACCCAGCAGCGAGAATAACCTTTATGCCGCATCTTCCAACTCGTTTGCTAGAGGCATGGGCCTCATGGGAGCCTTAGAGGACACCATGGAACATAAAGGTTCTCGTGTTCCAGTATCCACCGTGTGGCAATATCGTCCGCTAGTCTCAGGGCACTGGAGCAATGGTACCTATG GCGAAAACGCTTCGTTGCCAAGCAGGTCTCCAAGCTACTGGTCGAATGGCGGGTGTACGCGTGACGTAATCCCTGCTGCCGTCCCTACAGACGTCTACTCGAGAAAAGTTTTTGTAGGCGGACTCCCTCCGGATATCGACGATG AAGAAATCAAGTGTTACTTTGAGAAGTTTGGGCCTCTAACTGTTGATTGGCCACACAAGGCACAGACCAAGGCATATTTTCCACCCAAAG GTTATGCATTCCTGTTGTTCCTACATGAATCTTCAGTACACAAGTTAATCAAGTCTTGTTTAGTACAAATAGACAAGTTATACTTGTTTGTATCAAGCCTGACCCACCAGGACAAAAAG GTACAAATTCGACCATGGAGTCTCTCTGACAGTGATTACATTAAGGATGGATCTTATCCACTTGACTCACGAAAAACCATTTTTGTTGGTGGTGTGCCACGGCCTCTTAAAGCCTCAGAACTAGCAGAAATTATGGATAGCAAGTTTGGTAATGTCTGCTATGCTGGAATAGACACAGACCCAGAGCTCAAGTATCCCAAAGGTGCCGGCAGGGTGACATTCTGTAGCCAATCAAGTTACATCAGTGCTGTGACAGCAAGATTTGTACAACTCACATATGCTGACATGGACAAAAAG CAGGTGGAGATTAAACCATATGTGTTAGATGATCAACCTTGTGACGAGTGTCATGGTGTACAGTGCAGTGGAAAATATGCTCCTTTTTTCTGTGGTAATGTAAATTGCCTACAGTATTACTGTGAGCACTGTTGGGCCACGGTGCATTCCATGCCAGCTAAGTTCAGCCACAGACCATTAGTTAAAGAAGGTGGCGATCGCCCACGAGCTACAAGTTCCAGACAAAACCGACTGTTCTTTTAA